In Mycteria americana isolate JAX WOST 10 ecotype Jacksonville Zoo and Gardens chromosome Z unlocalized genomic scaffold, USCA_MyAme_1.0 Scaffold_18, whole genome shotgun sequence, the following are encoded in one genomic region:
- the LOC142402885 gene encoding uncharacterized protein LOC142402885, which yields MTPIEVDVCKMRQGELYWNQTLGANQWLLSDMLPQWGEVNEKDHQLIMDALGAAQHNVSLALSCIQAQLWMQSIVAAIIREGKEGTLPTEIQKVIWDNATEFEKEFQSWWYPVNFTYDPTDGKATAFVLTIRNASVCTIYPIIALGLNHNGAILYPLEHRVWAQQNGNLWQTIDASACVVREQQGFICESNTLKAQDICLDTEQNVCHFEVQPDEAPETVLVYIGKGCVCMRTFCDFVFVDNAAVDTGNHSNVCVCNFTKIMGCDFNYSAPVTTHQLLQADYTLYQDLLPAPIGMNLTLVRKLLQHDDLNQLLERIWNNGHKTLVTVHHDAEEIHCVLERVKQDGGHHWWDTLLGWLPTATRILNKMLHPQNHRITESQNHIACSHNKVIDATAVRINSDATTRLNEYENFKPPLHFLPQFIFSTLRPQPIKP from the exons ATGACTCCAATTGAAGTAGATGTCTGCAAAATGCGGCAAGGGGAGTTGTATTGGAATCAAA ctctgggagctaaccaatggctcCTATCAGATAtgttgcctcagtggggagaggtaaatgagaaggacCACCAGTTAATTATGGATGCACTTGGTGCAGCCCAacacaatgtttctttagctcttagttgtatccaagctcaactgtggatgcaatctatagtagctgcaattatacgGGAAGGCaaggaaggcaccctgcccactgaaattcaaaaagtaatttgggataatgcaactgaatttgagaaagaattccaatcctggtggtatccagttaatttcacctacgaccctactgacggcaaagccacagcttttgtcttaacaatacgcaatgcttcggtatgtaccatatacccaatcattgcattggggttgaatcacaatggagccatactctatccattagaacatagagtatgggcccaacaaaatgggaacctATGGCAAACTATTGATGCGAGTGCGTGCGTTGTACGGGagcaacaaggatttatttgtgagagcaataccctcaaagcccaagacatttgtcttgatactgaacaaaatgtttgccattttgaagtacaaccagatgaagcccctgaaactgtacttgtatatattgggaaaggatgcgtttgcatgagaaccttttgtgattttgtatttgtagataacgcCGCTGTAGATACAGGTAATCACTCAAACGTTTGTGTTTGTAATTtcaccaaaattatgggatgtgacttcaactattcagctcctgtcacaactcaccaactgtTGCAAGCTGACTATACACTGTACCAAGACTTATTACCTGCCCCTATTGGAATGAACctcacattggtgagaaaactactgcaacacgatgacctgaatcaactgctggaacgcatctggaataatggacataagacattagtcaccgTCCATCATGACGCGGAAGAGATACATTGCGTCTTAGAACgagtgaagcaggatggaggacaccATTGGTGGGACACCTTGCTAGGATGGTTGCCGACCGCAACCagaattctcaataagatgctacatccacagaatcacagaatcacagaatcacagaatcatatag cCTGCTCACACAACAAAGTAATTGATGCCACAGCAGTAAGAATCAATTCAGATGCAACAACTCGCTTGAATGAATATGAGAATTTCAAACCTCCTCTTCACTTCCTCCCTCAGTTTATTTTCTCTACTCTTAGACCTCAGCCCATCAAACCATGA